The DNA window GTGAGGGGAGAAAGCTCTAACTTTGAAGTAAAGTACACttgtaaatttaaatttaaagttAAGGGCATATTCAACTCCATAGGACAGATGTAAAAATATCTATTTATTATGTTAACATATTCAGAAGCTGGGGatcaaattttcttttcatttaatcTGTGCAGCTCAGGAGTGACTCTGCTGCAATCTGTGCACATTCCCTGCTCTCAGATAATCCCCTGCACCTGAGTGATGAGTGGCTCAGAAACAATTTCAGAGAGCATATTGCAGAGCATAAACATTGCTCCAGTGAGACTCCACGGCCGAGCTGCAGGGATTGCACACCGGTGGGTGAGAAAAGGTTATTGAGTCAGCAACACAGCCAAATCAGGCCCTGGCTGTCCCGTGGGACACTGAGCTGCAGTTGCTTTCAATTCCTCTTTGTCATCCCTTCCCCGGCCGTGTCACATTCCAGTGACAGGCTCTGCACCACCAGATGATAACTGAGCCCCTAAGTTTGGGATTAAGCAATGAATGTATGGATCTCATCTGACAGCACGTGCTTGGGATCTAACAAAGCTCAGCCCTGGGTTTCTCCAGAGGCATCTCTCCTTCTGCCCTTCTCACTCAGATCCTCTGTCAGGACCCCTCTGAACCTGGCCAAAGCAAAATACTTTACTGAGACTTTGGCAAGTGATCAGTTAAATCTTTTCGCTTCCTGCCCTTCTGATGGGAAGGGGATAATCCATGTGGTGACTGGGCACAGGAATATCACAAGAAACATCAGTGCCCACCTGGCCAGGCAGAACTTGCACAACTAAAATCAAACTCAGCCAAAGGCTGGACCTGTCATCCACAGCAACTCTACCCAAAGCTCACGTTGAGCACACAGATGCAGCATTTCACATGCTCCCTATCCTGAACTCAAAACTCACTCTCAACAATAGAATTCCACccagaattttattttaggaGGACAACATGTACAAAGATGGTGCCCAACAGGGTCTCTGCTTCCAAACACTCATTTGCCCACACAACACTTAGTGTGGATCCTGTCACAGCTGAATGGAGCAAGGAGAACTGCATTTCAGTTTGCCAAGGCAACAGCCTTCAGCTGCCCACCATACATACCATGACCTTCACAGCCAAACAAAGGAGTGCCAGTTATTCACAGAGAATATCAAGGgctttacaagaaaaaaaactggACATGGCTGCTCAAACAGCCCTCACCATGTAGGCTGCTACTGTCTGCTTCctaacaagaagaaaaatgtgttaGGAAGTTCTAAAATTAGGTGCTGAGCACCTGAAAAAGTTCTATTCAAAGCAGAGAATAAAATGCCACGTGGAGCTATATTTTAAGATGGCTGGGTATGCTCAGCATGAGCCATAcgtggctccagaggggaaatTTTGCACCTGAAGTGCCTGTGCAAGGAATTgtccacagcagctgtggctgccccatccctggaagtgcccaaggccagttTGAATGGGACGTGGAGCAAtttgggatagtggaaggtccctgcccatggcagagggtggaaTGAAATGAAGTTTAATTTCCCTTCCAACCTAAgcccttctgtgattctgtgactctatgCTGCTGTGTTATCATTTTCATACCAAGATTTTTAGAATATTACAAGAAAACCACGTAGGGAATAACAGATCTTGAGGTTCATGAGACAATTTGATCCTTGATGACTTGGCTTTGTGTGCAAGTCCCTGAGGATTTACTCTGACAGTAATTATACACTGAGCTCCCTATTCCTGTTTGATTAAAATTCATCTTCCAAAAAAGCACTTGCAGTCCTTACTCAGACAGCtggagaaatggaaaattcactACTTCTTCTGGTAACTTGTCGCCCACAGTGCTGAAAGATGTGTTCCTTGTGTGCACAGACAAATGGCAAACATCAGTATTCCAGACTCCTGCATTGTCCcccttttaattctgattgATCACGGTTCTCACACGCTCCAGGCCCAGTTGCACCCAGTAGGAAATGCTCTGTTAATGCCTGTGGGTGTGCAGGAGAGGCTCAGAGCATGCTGAGAGCAGAAGTGCCTTTTGTTCAGAGAACAGcttttgctgtgctgcagaacaACTTCAGGCTACAAACTATTTCTGAAGAGTTTGACAGGACTCAGTTCCCATGGATATGTGTGTGTATCCTACATGTTCATGAAAACAAGTGGCTCTCAGGCTCACTGATGCCTGGTGTTGCTTAATTAAACATTCCTGTGCTGGAAGGAAAGCCAGAAAGTTGAAATTAGGTATTTACTAAACAGATGAAGTAATTCTCTGTCTAGAAGAACACGTTACTCTGCTTACCTCTAACATCTCATTTGATCCCCCAAAACAAATCAGGTTACACAGCAGAAAACCAAATATCTGTTCAGATATCTCTTTTCCCTCTGTCCTGGCCACCAGATGAAGACAGAtaaaaaaacagagagagaacAACTTCAAAACAAAAGGCAACAGGACTGCGAAAGTTGTTGCAACCTAATTCTCAGAGATGATCTATTTATGCCAAAAATGGGTCTCACTGGAAGTCTGCGGCAGTCAGTCCCCTGGGCTGCCATGCAGGCAGGATTTGGCCCTGCTGAAGCATCCTGTGcattcccagctgctgtgtccAGCTGCCGCAGAGGAATGCGGGGCTGCCGAGGCCGCTGGCACCGGGCGAGTCCAaacttccagagaaaagcaaaTTCCACCACAGCCCTTGGACCTGAGCTTTTCAGTGCCATGGCTGAAGCTGATAAAGTAACAGCCTGCctgaaaattattaaatttaatttcttctccCTCACCAGCATGTTTGAGCCAGTCTTTTATTGAATATAGCTGTGAGCGTTTGGAGGGCGTTGGAGAGGGACACGAACGCTGAtgagcagcaccagggaggAGAACAGGGCTGGATTTGTGTATTTGTGTGTTCACCTCACAGCAGATTACAATCAAGTGCTCAAGACAATATTTTCATTGTCTTGATATTTATAGGATTCAGccctataaatatttttatagggTTGAATCCTGCTCCTACAAATAAATGAGATTTTCACCGCTTCATAGCGAATTAGACAACAGTTTGCACAACAGTACTTCCAGGAGGAAttaaaacaagcaaataaacaTATATCCACCATTTCAGCACTCTGGTTTaaacagaaatgtttgaagGCATAAAAGCCAGTTAATTCCTATTGGAAATCAATGGGAGCTGAGGGAATACAGCATTCTGGTACCCTTGGAAATTGTCCTTTGACTACAGACTGCCCTATCTCTGTTTTCTCTAAAATAAGATGGAAATGCAAGGTGCTTACTGATTTTGCAGCTGTCCCCAGACTTCTTGCCTAAGGGGAAAAGTTGTCTCTGTGAACCTCATGTTCATCCCACTCTGTGCCTCCCCCTCTTCACAAGAACCAGCCACCACTAAAGCTCGAATTTAAAATCTAATGACAGCACTGTCGTACTTTTCAGGGTAAAATACAAAATACGAGCTATTTCCAGGGAGAAAGCAGGCTTTCAGCGCGGGCTCGCTATCCACCTCCACCTCAGCCTCTCTCGGAGCGCACCCGCGGCGCTTTGCGCGGGGCACCTGCGGAGCGCGGCTGCCGCTGGCTCTCCCTGTCGGTCACTGCCCGAGGAGCTGAATCACCGCTCCGAGCCCGCAGCCAGCGGTGCCACCGCGGGACGGGAGCGCCGAATTCCGGCGGAGTGCCCGGGAAAACTTTCCAGGCAGCTCCCGAGGCTGACGCTGCCCGGCGGGGCTCGTTCCGCGGGGGCGCTCCGTTCGCGCTCCCGGCTCGGGGAGCCCCGTTCCCGGCGGGGAGAGACCCGGTCCCGGTCGGGACAGCCCCATTTCCAGCTCGGGCAGCACCGTTCTTGGCTCCGGGACCCACATTCCCAGCTCGGGAAGCCCCATTCCAGGTTGGgacagccccattcccagctcgAGGAGACCCGTTCCCGCTTGGGGAGCCCCGTTTCCAGCTCGGACAGCCCCGTTCGCGGTCCGGGAGCcgcattcccagctccaggacCGTTCCAGGCTCAGACAGCCCCGTTTCCAGCTCGAGGAGACCCGTTCCCGGAGGACTGAGCCCCGTTCCCGGGTCGGGGAGCGCCGTTCCCGGCTGAGACAGCCCCATTCGCAGCTCAGGGAGCCCCGTTGCCGTTCTCCGGGACCCACATTCCCGGCTCGGAGAGCCCCTTTCCCGGTTGGGACAGCACGGTTCCCGGAGGACAGAGCCCCGTTCCCGGCGGGGAGAGCCCCGTTCCCGCCTCCGGGCCCCACATTCCTGGCTCCGGGAGCCGCATTCCCAGCTCGGGGAGCCCCGTTCCCGTCTTCGACAGCCCCATTCCCGGAGAACAGAGCCCCGTTCCCGGAGGACAGAGCCCCGTTCCCGGCTGGGACAGCCCCATTCCCGGAGAACAGAGCCCCGTTCCCGGCTCGGCAGCCGCTCTCCGCAGGGTCCCCGCCCGGCGCTCTCGCCGCTCTCCCCGGAGCGCTCCCGTTCCGGACGGCACCTGCGGGTCCGGCACGGGCGGGGCTCGGAGCGGGCTCGGAgcggggcagccccggcggggcaggggcgggggCGGCCCTTCCCCCGTTCCCCCCGTTCCCCCGGGGGCAGCCCGGTCCCGCCCTGTCTCCCGCGGGGGGCGGAgcggccgccgccggggccgggagCTCCGGGGCCGGTGCGACGgtgccggggccgccgccgccgcccatGGAGCCCAACgggacggcggcggcgggggacaacgggacggcggcggcggcgggcggcgggggaGCGCCCGGGAGCGGCCCCCTGCTCATCCCCTCGGCCTTCGGGACGGTGCTGTCGGTGATGTACGTGGCCGGGGTGGCCGGCAATGTCTACACGCTGGTGGTGATGTGCCACTCGGCGCGCTGCGCCGCCCCCATGTACAGCTCCATCGTCAGCCTGGCCCTGGCCGACCTGCTCTACCTCTCCACCATCCCCTTCATCGTCTGCACCTACCTGGCCCAGGACTGGTACTTCGGGGACCTGGGGTGCCGCATCCTGCTCAGCCTGGACCTGCTCACCATGCACGCCAGCATCTTCACCCTGACCCTCATGTGCACCGAGCGCTACCTGGCCGTCACCCGGCCCCTGGACACCCTGAAGCGGTCGCGGGGCTACCGCAAGGTCACGGCGGGGGCCGTGTGGTCGGTGTCGCTGCTGCTCACGCTGCCCATGATGCTGATGGTCACGCTGACCGAGGGGGGCAAGGCGGAGGGCAAGGTGAAGAGGATGTGTGCGCCCACCTGGAGCGTGGACGCCTACAGGACCTACCTGACCGTGCTCTTCAGCACCAGCATCATGGCCCCGGGCATCATCATCGGCTTCCTCTACACGCGCCTGGCCAGGACCTACCTGGAGTCCCAGAGGAACCCCCCCCACAAGGAGAAGAGTAAGAGGTCCCCCCGGCAGAAGGTCCTCATCATGATTTTCAGCATCGTGCTGGTCTTCTGGGCCTGCTTCCTGCCCTTTTGGATCTGGCAGCTGGTTCGCCTCTacagcagctctctgcatctCACCACCCAAACCCAGAAGTGCATTAACTACCTGGTGACCTGCCTGACCTACAGCAACAGCTGCATCAACCCTTTCCTCTACACCCTGCTCACCAAAAACTACCGGGAGTACCTGCGCAACCGGCACCGCAACTTCTACAGGTTCACGTCGTCCTTCCGCAAGAGGGGCTCCAACCTGCAGTGCTCCTGGGGTCGCTCCATGTCCTCCAGCAACCAGTACGACTACAGCTCCGAGGCGCTGGGCATGGCCACGCTCAAGGAcaagtgaggaagaggaggcgcTGCCAACacgcagagagcagcagagcgTCCGGCCAAGGTAGGGCTGTGGGGACCCCCTGGCCCTGAAGGGTTCTGGAAACTCGTTTTCGGTGCTCTCTCTCTGGAGAGGGGCAAGAAGTTGTGTGGATCCGAGTGCTGCTGATGAGTCTGGAGTTCCATCTGGCTGAGGGATGTTGAGGGgggtcctgccaggagccagcagctgtTTGGGACAAATCCTGCAGGGGTTGGGGTGCAGAAGATGAGGTGGATGCTCTGCTCGGTTCTGCCACGAACTGGTTTCACATCTGGCTGAGTTTCggctccagccccacacacCATGTGGTTTCTCAGTGCTGTCCTGGGGCTACAGCTGggtcagagctgcagaaatctgaaaatggccctgcagggtttggggtgcagaggATGAGGTGGATGTTCTGCTGAAGGTTGTGCCATGAACTGCTTTCACACCTGGCTGAtttcagctccagccctgcacaccgTTTTTCTCTCGTGTGGTTTCTCAGTGctgtcctggggctccagctgggTCAGAGATGCAGAAATCTGAAATTGGCCCAGGATCACttaactgagctgccagcctcgGGTTTGCCCTGTGTGTTACTTGTAAAGAGACTTTAAAGCCCCTTTTCCTATTTCCCGTTACATTATGATGCACTACTGTTCTATCAAGCTTAAAGTctctattttaaaattcattgcAGCAGCACTTTGAATTCCAAGCATTCAAAAACCTCCAGGTAAGCTGTTAGAAACCACAAGATTgcctaaaaaaaataaaaaaaggttgTAATTTTTTAAGGTTTCTACCTAAGGTGGTTTGAATTTGCCactgattttttcttcttgaaaaaaagtttaaaagttgGTCCTTTTCTTAAAAGTCAACAGAGCTTGACAAACCTGCAAATTTACcttggaagaaataaaaaattatttataatccTATCACTCAAAGACCTGAGGCTCTAAGAGAAATGACTGAATCCTATACCATGAAACTCATCATAAAAGAGACAAATTTTTTCATGACATTTGATCAAACCCAATGTTTTGCCTCAATGTATTCTGCTCATTTTCTCCCTGCTTGGCATCTCACAGTAAAATCTTCAGCACAGATCCTGGAGATGCCTGTAAGCACTTAAACAATTGTAAAGTGTCAGTTTATAAATAAATGCTTATTAAAAATGGACCCTGCTCAGGTTTGCCCTTGCCTGGTCTCTTCACCCAGCTCAGGGGGGAGTTTTTATCAGGGCAGATGCTGAAAATAGCAGTTTGCAGCTGGGGGGATAAATTGGGGtcaatattcttttttcttgttctgGGACAGATTCTGGGGATAAGCAAAGCATGGTAGGAGTTGCACAAACTCCTGACAGCTGCTGGTGATGCcctcagaagcagcagcagtgtaAGGAGctgtcttttcctcttttttattatttattacttGTTCCAGCCCCCATCTGCCTGAGCAGAGtccccctccagccctgcagtgctgcattccCCTGTCCTTGGGTGCTCCTCTCGTGTCCCACACCAAACTTTAGGGTCTGGTTGTGCCCCAGCAGAGACACCAAGTGCCAACAGCAGAGAcagggctggagagcagggaacagGCACAGAAACTGGATTCTGTGCACTCAGCCAGCAGAAAATTTCCCAGGTTGGATGAAGGTGTTTCTGTGCTGGAGTCAGCATTCTCTTGGGATGCTTTCTTGGAGCAGGGGAGTGAGGAACTCACCTTGCCCATGTTGCTTTTAACCACAAAGCTGTCTTTGAAACACCTGTGATCACTTTGTCATATTCCAGTGCAGCACAGACTCCAAGCTGGGCATCATAAACAGTCCGAATGTAATCCATTCCTTCTGAAACAGGAGGAATAACACACAAGTCATGGTGGGAactggcagggagagcaggattCAGCAGATTTTCAGAACAACTTTTCAGAACAACTTTTCAGAACTTAATTGATTGCTCAATTATTAATTCCAAACTCAGCGTTACTTTCCCTTCGATTCCCATTTCCGAGGCTGGAAGTCTCTCCCATATAAGAATTAAAAAGATAAGGCTGAACTCAGAAGGCATTTTGGGAAGGCTGGAGTGTGAATGTCACGTGCAAAGTGTGTCTGGACAGAAGTCCTGGCAGAACCAGGCATGGCTGCATCCCATGAGCAGGACAGGGATCAAAAAGTGTTTTAGCGACTTTGCTTtgtactttaaaaaagaaaaaaaaattaaaagctgagCAGCCTAAACCCACAGCTATTAATAAGAGGGGGAAGCTGAAAAGGAGTTCTgcctgggaaaataaaaaggtgaAAAGGAGATTCTGTTGCTCTGCTCAGTGTcaccagcagtggctgtgattTCTGTGCCACAGGGTGGGAGCGTGAACCAGCAGAGGGGTGATGGAGGGGCACACAGATAAATGGATATTTCCATAACAGTGTGCCCAGAGGTGATGGAGGGGCACACAGATAAATGGATATTTCCATAACAGTGTGCCCAGCTGGTCAAGGAGGGTGATTCTCCCTCTCAGCACTGAGAAGGGTTGGGATTCCCAAAGCCAtgagattaaaaatattttatatcccCAGCCCCAGAGGTTACAGAAGTGTGTGAAAATTGAGATGGCCACAATCTGGATGAGGGGACTttacaaattctgtgtttggTGTCACTTCAGGTAAATCTGGAGCATCTCAGGGCTGAGTAACAGCAGGGAAGTCAGGGGGGCTGTAACTGAAAAACAACATCTGGAGAGTTCCTTGAAAACtattttattttggaaattttgCATTCCAGGAAATCAGGTTCTGTGTACCCTGGGGTCACTTGTCACACCTAAATCTTTGTATTCCTGTGGTTCTTAATGCTTTGGGTGTTTTTATCATAACTGAAATGTTGCAGCAGCCTCAGTGACACAGTTCCTTCTTCAGAAATATGGGAAATTTTAGGAAAGCAGGAGCCTTTTTCTTGTTGGGCCAGAGGCTGTCACTGCAAAACTCCATACATGCTttacaagaaagaaaattatttaatcaCTAGATTTTGTTTTTCCCAGTGCCCCTTAGGATTTAGGGgtttataacaaaaaaaaaaaaaaaaccaaaaaaaaccaaaaaaaccaaaaaaacccaacccagagtgggaaagaaaagcagtttCATCCTGAGTGCTCTCTCCTTCCTTTATGGTGGGATCTCctcaggtgggagctgctgcagcaatgGCAATTTTTCCACTTTTACTTGAAAAGACAAAGACCACTCCTTTATGAGGCAGATGAGGATGGTTGTTTTCACCAGACGCAGGAGAATCCATCTGAACCTT is part of the Zonotrichia albicollis isolate bZonAlb1 chromosome 19, bZonAlb1.hap1, whole genome shotgun sequence genome and encodes:
- the LOC102073950 gene encoding urotensin-2 receptor — encoded protein: MEPNGTAAAGDNGTAAAAGGGGAPGSGPLLIPSAFGTVLSVMYVAGVAGNVYTLVVMCHSARCAAPMYSSIVSLALADLLYLSTIPFIVCTYLAQDWYFGDLGCRILLSLDLLTMHASIFTLTLMCTERYLAVTRPLDTLKRSRGYRKVTAGAVWSVSLLLTLPMMLMVTLTEGGKAEGKVKRMCAPTWSVDAYRTYLTVLFSTSIMAPGIIIGFLYTRLARTYLESQRNPPHKEKSKRSPRQKVLIMIFSIVLVFWACFLPFWIWQLVRLYSSSLHLTTQTQKCINYLVTCLTYSNSCINPFLYTLLTKNYREYLRNRHRNFYRFTSSFRKRGSNLQCSWGRSMSSSNQYDYSSEALGMATLKDK